The following proteins are encoded in a genomic region of Cryptomeria japonica chromosome 11, Sugi_1.0, whole genome shotgun sequence:
- the LOC131067142 gene encoding CEN-like protein 1, which produces MVSRLLKPLKSAGVIGDVVDVFTPSVKMSVVYNTNMEVHNGFEFMPSSITSPPQVQLLDTDPATFFTLIMSDPDSPSPSDPSGREYLHWIVSDIPGTKCNYFGREIVSYESPSAMIGIHRYVFVLFEQNGRGTVDPPPSRLHFKTRQFAERNGLGSPVAAVYFNARRENAARSR; this is translated from the exons ATGGTGTCGAGGTTGCTAAAGCCGCTGAAATCCGCCGGAGTAATTGGAGATGTTGTGGATGTGTTTACTCCCTCTGTAAAGATGAGTGTGGTGTACAACACAAACATGGAGGTCCACAATGGCTTTGAGTTCATGCCTTCCTCTATCACTTCCCCTCCTCAAGTTCAACTTCTTGACACTGATCCCGCCACATTTTTCACTCTG ATAATGTCGGATCCAGATTCACCAAGTCCTAGCGATCCTAGTGGACGCGAGTATCTCCACTG GATAGTGAGCGATATACCGGGGACAAAGTGCAATTATTTTG GTCGAGAAATTGTGAGCTACGAGAGCCCAAGTGCGATGATTGGGATCCATCGATATGTATTTGTGTTGTTCGAGCAAAATGGGAGGGGAACAGTTGATCCTCCTCCATCGCGGCTGCATTTCAAGACCAGGCAGTTTGCAGAGAGAAATGGATTGGGATCGCCTGTTGCTGCAGTCTACTTCAATGCCCGAAGAGAGAACGCCGCTAGATCTCGTTGA